One Streptomyces sp. RPA4-2 genomic window carries:
- a CDS encoding MDR family MFS transporter, which yields MSSTSAASADTGSAGTGEAPRTGYTHRQIMVILSGLLLGMFLAALDQTVVSTAIYRIGESLNGLTAQAWVTTAFLITSTIATPMYGKLSDQYGRKPFFLFAIAVFITGSALCTLSTSMYMLAAFRAFQGIGAGGLFSLAFAIIGDIIAPRERAKYQGYFMAVFGTSSVLGPVVGGALAGQNTLLGIDGWRWIFLINVPIGIVALIVVAKVLHLEHNRREHRIDFAGAISLMVALVPLLIVAEQGRTWGWGSTSSLACYVIGVLGIVSFLFAEHRAGEDALLPMRLFRNGVFAVGAAQSMIIGIGMFGGITLLPLYLQLVKGNSPTKAGLLTLPLVLGIMALSVVAGQITSRTGRYKIFPIIGGGLLVIGMLMLWRLSADSGLFYADISMFVVGAGLGLNMQTIVLAMQNAVPPRDIGVATSSTTFFRQMGGTAGVAVFLSIVYSVVGGKISDAFADARGTAAFQAAAQAHPDQLKTLTSASSGSAGTLNDTSFLSHLDPVLAHPFKVGFTNAVTVAFLVGAVVLVGAFILAFFIKEVPLRTTAAAFTKDPAETEAK from the coding sequence ATGAGTTCCACCAGCGCCGCGTCCGCCGATACCGGCTCGGCCGGTACAGGGGAAGCGCCGAGAACCGGCTACACCCACCGGCAGATCATGGTGATCCTGTCCGGCCTGCTGCTCGGGATGTTCCTGGCGGCCCTGGACCAGACCGTCGTCTCGACCGCGATCTACAGGATCGGTGAAAGCCTCAACGGGCTGACCGCGCAAGCATGGGTGACCACCGCGTTCCTCATCACCTCGACGATCGCCACGCCGATGTACGGCAAGCTGTCCGACCAGTACGGGCGTAAGCCCTTCTTCCTCTTCGCCATCGCGGTGTTCATCACCGGCTCGGCGCTCTGCACACTCTCCACCTCGATGTACATGCTGGCCGCGTTCCGCGCCTTCCAGGGCATAGGCGCCGGCGGTCTGTTCTCCCTCGCCTTCGCGATCATCGGCGACATCATCGCGCCGCGTGAACGGGCGAAGTACCAGGGTTACTTCATGGCCGTCTTCGGCACGTCAAGCGTGCTCGGCCCGGTTGTCGGCGGCGCGCTGGCCGGCCAGAACACCCTGCTCGGCATCGACGGCTGGCGCTGGATCTTCCTCATCAACGTCCCGATCGGCATCGTCGCGCTGATCGTGGTGGCCAAGGTCCTCCACCTCGAGCACAACCGGCGCGAGCACCGCATCGACTTCGCGGGCGCCATCTCGCTCATGGTCGCACTGGTGCCCCTGCTGATCGTCGCGGAACAGGGCAGGACGTGGGGCTGGGGTTCCACCTCCTCGCTCGCCTGCTACGTCATCGGCGTCCTCGGCATCGTCAGCTTCCTGTTCGCCGAGCACCGGGCCGGAGAGGACGCGCTGCTGCCGATGCGGCTCTTCCGTAACGGCGTGTTCGCCGTCGGGGCCGCCCAGTCGATGATCATCGGTATCGGCATGTTCGGCGGAATCACCCTGCTGCCGCTCTACCTCCAGCTCGTCAAGGGCAACTCCCCGACCAAGGCGGGTCTGCTGACCCTCCCGCTGGTGCTGGGCATCATGGCGCTCTCCGTCGTCGCGGGCCAGATCACCTCGCGCACCGGCCGGTACAAGATCTTCCCGATCATCGGTGGCGGACTGCTTGTCATCGGCATGCTCATGCTGTGGCGGCTGTCGGCCGACAGCGGTCTCTTCTACGCCGACATCTCGATGTTCGTGGTCGGCGCCGGCCTGGGTCTGAACATGCAGACCATCGTGCTGGCCATGCAGAACGCCGTGCCGCCGCGCGACATCGGCGTCGCCACCTCGTCCACCACGTTCTTCCGGCAGATGGGCGGTACGGCGGGTGTCGCCGTGTTCCTGTCGATCGTCTACTCCGTGGTGGGCGGCAAGATCAGCGACGCCTTCGCCGACGCACGCGGCACAGCCGCCTTCCAGGCCGCGGCCCAGGCCCACCCCGACCAGCTCAAGACGCTCACTTCCGCGTCCTCCGGCTCGGCGGGCACCCTCAACGACACGTCCTTCCTGAGCCACCTCGACCCGGTCCTCGCCCACCCCTTCAAGGTCGGCTTCACGAACGCGGTCACCGTGGCGTTCCTGGTCGGCGCCGTGGTGCTGGTAGGCGCCTTCATACTGGCCTTCTTCATCAAGGAGGTGCCGCTGCGCACCACGGCCGCGGCCTTCACCAAGGACCCGGCCGAGACCGAGGCGAAGTAA
- a CDS encoding MarR family winged helix-turn-helix transcriptional regulator — MGNLPPDGDHGTSPGESEGHEPIRQLAEGVDRLMRMFIRTRAQLLDRARDDVDWSVQILMSVLVKNGPMRVKKLAELVESDPSTVSRHAAQLVRDGFLERRSDPADGRACQLVATDRARRSVADRTRSRDTHFEEMLHGWDNQDRERLAALLVRFIDDFETYKTALAAKDWKGFRPPVSQKETTA; from the coding sequence ATGGGCAATCTGCCCCCGGACGGGGATCACGGCACGTCACCCGGGGAGTCCGAGGGCCATGAGCCCATCCGGCAACTCGCCGAGGGCGTCGACCGCCTTATGCGGATGTTCATCCGCACGCGCGCTCAGTTGCTGGACCGCGCTCGTGACGACGTCGACTGGTCGGTCCAGATCCTGATGAGCGTACTGGTGAAAAACGGGCCCATGCGCGTCAAGAAGCTGGCGGAGCTGGTCGAGTCCGATCCCTCCACGGTGAGCCGTCATGCGGCACAACTCGTACGTGACGGCTTCCTCGAAAGACGCTCCGACCCAGCTGACGGGCGCGCCTGCCAGCTGGTGGCCACCGACAGGGCCCGGCGCTCCGTCGCCGACCGGACACGGTCACGCGACACGCATTTCGAGGAAATGCTCCACGGATGGGACAACCAGGACCGCGAGAGGTTGGCCGCACTGCTGGTGCGCTTTATCGACGACTTTGAAACGTACAAAACCGCGCTCGCAGCCAAGGACTGGAAGGGCTTCCGTCCCCCGGTGAGCCAAAAGGAGACCACCGCATGA